Proteins encoded by one window of Zerene cesonia ecotype Mississippi chromosome 8, Zerene_cesonia_1.1, whole genome shotgun sequence:
- the LOC119828540 gene encoding optic atrophy 3 protein homolog — translation MVVGAFPIAKLSVLLVKQISKPIANICKERAKNSPFFRTYVCMPPAQFYNWCEVKAKMWILNLGKPVNIPVLSQDMAIELGANLLGETVIFVIGAGLLIIEYNRQSKKEAAKEAKREEEMKHITGTITDLYFTVQQQQTQLREMERLIHSIGDKKPDDPPKNPSQKPPGGSPPGITSPPIQPKTENISYSHYIQSSAPYPNNGIILQSLNYIQMDVLSSIFVNQSPEQERKKVVEKNNNCQREPAILSEALHNIENNFRSLF, via the exons ATGGTGGTGGGTGCTTTTCCTATAGCTAAACTCTCCGTGTTATTGGTGAAACAAATAAGTAAACCCATTGCAAATATTTGTAAGGAAAGAGCGAAAAATAGTCCATTTTTCAGAACTTATGTTTGTATGCCTCCCGCGCAAt tttataactGGTGCGAAGTTAAAGCGAAAATGTGGATTTTAAACTTAGGAAAACCAGTCAATATTCCAGTCCTAAGTCAAGATATGGCTATTGAATTAGGAGCTAATCTCCTTGGTGAAACTGTTATATTCGTTATCGGCGCTGGTTTACTAATCATTGAATACAACAg ACAAAGCAAGAAAGAAGCAGCTAAGGAAGCTAAGCGCGAAGAAGAAATGAAACATATTACAGGAACTATAACAGACTTATACTTCACTGTTCAACAACAGCAAACACAACTTAGAGAAATGGAGAgattaattcattcaattg GTGACAAGAAACCAGATGATCCACCAAAAAATCCTAGTCAGAAACCCCCTGGTGGCTCACCACCAGGAATAACTTCACCCCCAATCCAACCCAAAACTGAAAACATAAGTTATTCACATTATATACAATCGTCAGCACCATACCCCAATAATGgcattattttacaatcacTCAACTATATACAAATGGATGTATTAAGTTCTATCTTTGTCAATCAATCTCCTGAACAAGAAAGGAAAAAGgttgtagaaaaaaataacaactgtCAAC
- the LOC119828824 gene encoding glucoside xylosyltransferase 1, with amino-acid sequence MRKLSLFKLFLFICFCCVIVFFYSNRSKSDKRSETYENNYFHNEDYRLITLSTKTQRVVISFVVCDSRFNESLNVIKSAVLFTKSPLLFIIFTDQKLKPLFETTLTEWKHIIGEKLEFELHRINFPEPHKDDWMNLFSKCAAQRLFIPTLIPHIDAMIYVDTDTLFLGPVEELWNHFSKFNHTQISAMALEDDNPNISWYPRFAKHPFYGKYGLNSGVMLMNLTRMREFGWVDYVTPIMLKWKLYIPWGDQDIINIIFHYHENAVYVLSCRYNYRTDQCMYGDACADATSQGIYVLHGSRRAFHNHKQPAFEAVYQAIDEYEIGTEPNNVLVTMEQYFDAAPESNCGNLKDAFLKVPKQLISNMFVKPES; translated from the exons ATGAGAAAATTATCtctttttaaactttttctttttatctgcTTTTGTTgtgttatagtatttttttattcaaatagaagTAAATCTGACAAACGAAGTGAAACCTacgaaaacaattattttcataatgagGACTACAG ACTTATAACACTATCAACCAAAACTCAAAGAGTTGTAATTTCATTTGTGGTTTGTGATTCAAGATTTAATGAgtctttaaatgttattaaatcagCAGTACTTTTTACAAAATCTCccttattattcattatatttacggACCAAAAATTGAAACCACTCTTTGAGACTACATTGACTGAATGGAAACATATAATTGGGGAAAAATTGGAATTTGAACTCCACAGAATTAACTTTCCAGAACCTCATAAAGATGATTGGATGAACCTTTTTAGCAAATGTGCAGCACAAAGACTATTTATACcg acATTGATTCCTCACATAGATGCAATGATATATGTGGATACTGACACTTTATTTTTGGGACCTGTTGAAGAATTATGGaatcatttttcaaaatttaatcacaCACAAATATCAGCAATGGCATTAGAAGATGATAATCCAAATATATCTTGGTATCCTCGTTTTGCTAAACATCctttttatggaaaatatg gtcTCAACTCCGGTGTTATGTTGATGAATTTAACGAGAATGCGAGAATTTGGCTGGGTCGACTATGTTACTCCAATTATGTTGAAATGGAAATTGTATATACCATGGGGTGACCag gatattataaatataatttttcattatcatgAAAATGCAGTATATGTACTGTCCTGTAGATATAATTACCGTACAGATCAATGTATGTATGGTGATGCCTGTGCGGATGCCACAAGTCAAGGTATCTATGTATTACATGGGAGTCGGAGAGCTTTTCACAATCATAAACAGCCTGCATTTGAG GCCGTGTATCAAGCTATTGACGAATATGAAATAGGAACAGAACCAAACAATGTGTTGGTCACAATGGAACAATATTTTGATGCAGCCCCGGAATCTAATTGCGGTAATTTAAAGGATGCTTTTCTTAAAGTGCCAAAACAGCTAATCAGTAACATGTTTGTGAAACCAGAAAGCTAA